Genomic window (Abditibacteriota bacterium):
TTTTGCCGTTGTTTTTGAAGGAGGAGGTCACGGTGCAGCGCTTTTTGCTGTCGGCGCTGCCCCACAGAGCCACGGTCATTGTGCTGCCATCCACGGAGGCCTTTATGACCACCGGGCTCCCCGAATTGTTTCTGAAGGAAAAATCCTGCTGGCCCCAATACACCATGGCGTCTCTGCCGGCGGGGACGTAGTCCACCATCTTGGAGTGGCTCCGGCGGCTCAGTATCTCCATGCCCGCCAGCAGCGCGGCGTTGAACAGAGTGGAGGACACCTGACAGATGCCTCCTCCCAGCTCCAGCTTTTGCTCGCCGCCCTGAAAGACGATGGCTTCCCTGTAGCCTGCCGCCGCGGTCCTCTCGCCCAGGGTCTTGTTGAAGGAAAAGACCCCTCCGGGCTGCAGCGAGGTGCCGTTCAGCTTCTTCACGGCCACCTTCAGATTGGAGGTCCTGCCCGCATTTTTGGCATTGAAGCCCGTGGTGTATCTGCCCAGACACACTCCGGGCGTATCCTGGGCCCACAGGGCTGCCGGCAGAATGAGCAGCAGAATGATGGCTAAAAGCGTATTTCTTTTCATGTTCCTATCCGTCTATGAGAGTGAGGTCGCCGTTGCCGTCGCCCCCGGCGGGAGGCGCAGGGGTCTCGGGCTTGGGCTGAGCCGGCTTGGGCTTTTCTGCGGGAGGCTCCTTGGGCTTGGGCCGCCTGTAGGTGCTGGAGGCTGTATAGTCCGCCTTTTTCACGCCGCCGGCGGTGACGTATCTGGTGAGGCTGGCTCCGAAGCCGCCGTTGTATACGCTGGTGGATACGGACACTTCCTTTTTGGACCGGGAGCTGCCCCACAGCTGCATGCTGAGGGAGCCGCCGCCTATGGAGGCAAACACTGCCACCGGGTCGGGAGTGTCGTTGACAAAGCAAAAGTCCGAGGAGCCGTAGCTGACCATGGCGTCCCTGCCCAGAGGCACGTAGGCCACCTTCAGGGAGTGGCAGCGTCTCGACGTGATCTTCAGCCCGGACAGCAGCACCGCGTTGAACAGAGTGGAGGACACCTGACAGACGCCTCCGCCCATGCCTTCCACCTCTTCGCCGTCCTGAAAAATGATGGCGGTCTTGTAGCCGGTGCTGGTATCCCTGGGCCCCACTATGCCGTTGTAGGAAAAGGTCTCTCCCGGCATGAGGATGGTGCCGTTGATGGCGCCGGCGGCAGTCTTCAGATTGTGGGTCCGGGCCACCTTGCCTGCGTTGTAGTTGGTGGTAAAGGAGCCCAGACGGGTATCCACGCTCTGCAGGTCCTCGCTCTTTATCCGGGGATAATCCGCCACGTATTCCAGCTCCACTGAGCTGGCCCCGGCCTTCAGGGCGGCGCATATGGCCTCCGAGGCAGCAGCCTCGTCTATCTTTTTGCCTATGACCGCAGGCACCAGGGACACGCCCTTGCCGGTGAACACCAGCCCCGCATTCCTGGGCTTCTGGTCTATGGACCTGTTCACCTCTCTGATGTATCTGTCTATGACGCTCTTGTCTATCTTTTGCTCTATATCAAAGCTCTTGCCCAGCTTGCCGCCCTTGATGGCCAAGTATTTTGCCAGGAGCCCGCCGGAGCGGCCCAGAGCGTAGGCCTTGTCCAGAGCCGGCTCCCATTTCCAAAAGAGGCCCAGCTCATAACAGGGCTTGTGGAAGGTGGAGTCGCCTATTTTGATGGAGAGAGGGGCAGACG
Coding sequences:
- a CDS encoding VanW family protein; its protein translation is MKRNTLLAIILLLILPAALWAQDTPGVCLGRYTTGFNAKNAGRTSNLKVAVKKLNGTSLQPGGVFSFNKTLGERTAAAGYREAIVFQGGEQKLELGGGICQVSSTLFNAALLAGMEILSRRSHSKMVDYVPAGRDAMVYWGQQDFSFRNNSGSPVVIKASVDGSTMTVALWGSADSKKRCTVTSSFKNNGKSAVVKRIVESGSVKTTDYISSSSYTTTAKKAMKSSTDNNVYPDGGGQPAAPPAVETPPSPGTDEGPAPAVNPDGDGNEGIGFEEGADEGVVIEVPAPDAQ
- a CDS encoding VanW family protein, which produces MNKTKKIVAAAAAVLVCLAVLLPWHMSLSVSRFASSGRLAPDAEVGGVAVGGMTREEAAEAVRSHVRTISSAPLSIKIGDSTFHKPCYELGLFWKWEPALDKAYALGRSGGLLAKYLAIKGGKLGKSFDIEQKIDKSVIDRYIREVNRSIDQKPRNAGLVFTGKGVSLVPAVIGKKIDEAAASEAICAALKAGASSVELEYVADYPRIKSEDLQSVDTRLGSFTTNYNAGKVARTHNLKTAAGAINGTILMPGETFSYNGIVGPRDTSTGYKTAIIFQDGEEVEGMGGGVCQVSSTLFNAVLLSGLKITSRRCHSLKVAYVPLGRDAMVSYGSSDFCFVNDTPDPVAVFASIGGGSLSMQLWGSSRSKKEVSVSTSVYNGGFGASLTRYVTAGGVKKADYTASSTYRRPKPKEPPAEKPKPAQPKPETPAPPAGGDGNGDLTLIDG